A genomic segment from Vanacampus margaritifer isolate UIUO_Vmar chromosome 3, RoL_Vmar_1.0, whole genome shotgun sequence encodes:
- the camsap1b gene encoding calmodulin-regulated spectrin-associated protein 1-B isoform X2, protein MDVDLCAGDGTRRKVDLTGSAEGAMDVIPLEMYDSARAKIAANLRWLFAKAYGIDHIPEDLRDPFYTDQYDQEHIKPPVIRLLLSCELYCRVCALILKTEQAASLQSHHSVIQSLDRKGIYVVESDDTAVTEEDLAGMPIKMSAHIPMIDALMMAYTVEMISIEKVVASVERFSTFNPSKELPFDLEDAMVFWINKVNTKMREISEKEHKVKHHLLESPSHQKVRYRREHASGRHLPFFPLLEDLMRDVCDGAALLTVVHYYCPDLMKLEDICLKEVPSMADSLYNIHLLREFANEYLNKSFYLTTEDILYSPPVLKHNVMVFIAELFWWFETVKPEFVLPRDLQETKDARAIAQPKSSRPSVPISNATKRSFLASPGVPESQSGPEICSSRGGPSFSPSHPLLPLRQRQQKPQGDDGAGLRNRSNSLTQMDRQARGSVVAWPDKRQRPVSTLNPFMCQSAADSDADVASGDSVSLARSISKDSLASNVINVTPKHQTSVHQPTLAQMRRINGHSLLGKVNLDYEDENLVAVARTEVASVSKQPDGTQAAAAVEPEPKSKPAPDGFYLEPLMPAVLKPAKEKSVCLNKGEESGEGLRSSGRGFSRRGDGSSPAGHKKAPLSLNKTFTSPGDEPDSSDEPFQAQAGFRPVATSSVDLSSKEPDGGFYLHSESEETKPCPSLDADLEDLDEEDEDLDEAVTEKDRAWPRKSFNVDDEEESAKLQEDMNVKEHEDKDINGCSGRSSPCLSAYSQASSVASGSVRMTSFAERKAQQQRFGSNHDLRSSASSSQRTTPDGSESSGPLPSSWRLKRDQSPSSPLGGCNRAADGGGGANVLASEIVQLRMQLEEKRRAIEHQKKKMEVLSARQRQKLGKAAFLHIVKKGGGKGATLPNPVKADPSKDELNGEKVTALAKDDMCVDALRGDKELEGPAPSGALDADKKGNNGSFYLEEELDLNECNRSIEMLHEAIGSIQQQMMQLSLQQEMMMKQNVLSPPGATPQSLAADKHSDAKTGDSLHYAEHFSGTAPTRKPPKLSSGRSSRSKQTELKASKEQSRHTTRTLTPSQGGPETQMHPRQSAGGRSPRSEHPDPHSLRNPPAGETKTASSQARSAAFRVHDDANMRLPTRVDLNALSAPEVSFDDCLSSTLKDSQLNPSDSSGKENLPSEEVQRSKASLIEVDMSELKDPEEAEAAETTTDEGDGEQKSVMGFFFKDEQKAEDELAKKRAAFLLKQQKKAEEARLRKQQLEAESELKRDESRRKAEEDRLRKEDEKTRRELIKQEYLRRKQQEIFEEQGLVKPKTPKTPKPKQKHRPKTLLKESSSSDVSKCSSSTPDNLSTAQSGSSLSLASAATNEADSVNSGGAGSHRCDSVESFPGSRNHSRAAERDWDNGSTASSIASLAEYTGPKLFKEPSAKSNKPIIHNAISHCCLAGKVNEPQKNQILEELEKCESNHMMILFRDGGCQFRALYSYFPDTEEIHKLTGTGPKSISKKMIDKLYKYSSDRKQFTVIPAKTVSVSVDALTIHNHLWQAKRSAASKKSAK, encoded by the exons ATGGATGTTGATTTGTGTGCTGGGGACGGTACGAGGAGGAAAGTGGACTTGACTGGGTCTGCAGAAGGCGCCATGGATGTCATACCCTTGGAGATGTATGACTCCGCGAGAGCCAAAATAGCCGCCAACCTGCGGTGGCTATTTGCTAAAGCCTACGGCATCG ACCATATACCAGAGGACTTGAGGGACCCCTTCTACACAGACCAGTACGACCAGGAACACATCAAGCCCCCCGTCATCCGCCTGCTGCTGTCCTGCGAGCTTTACTGTCGTGTCTGCGCCCTCATCCTGAAGACGGAGCAGGCCGCGTCCCTCCAGTCGCACCACTCCGTCATCCAGTCTCTGGACAGGAAGGGCATTTATGTTGTGGAGAGCGACGACACGGCAGTCACGGAGGAGGACCTGGCTGGTATGCCCATTAAAATG AGTGCCCACATACCCATGATTGATGCCCTGATGATGGCCTACACCGTGGAGATGATCAGCATTGAGAAAGTGGTGGCCTCTGTGGAGCGCTTCTCTACCTTCAATCCCTCCAAGGAGCTTCCCTTTGACTTGGAGGATGCCATGGTTTTCTGGATCAATAAG GTAAACACTAAAATGAGGGAAATTAGCGAAAAGGAGCACAAAGTCAAGCACCACCTTCTGGAATCCCCCAGTCACCAAAAG GTCCGGTATCGCCGGGAACATGCGTCTGGCCGCCATCTTCCCTTCTTCCCGCTGTTGGAAGATTTGATGAGAGATGTCTGTGATGGAGCTGCGTTGCTCACGGTTGTCCACTACTACTGCCCAGACCTCATGAAGCTGGAAG ATATTTGCCTGAAGGAAGTTCCCTCCATGGCTGATAGCCTGTACAACATCCACCTGCTCAGAGAGTTTGCTAATGAGTACCTGAATAAAAGTTTCTACCTGACAACAGAAGACATACTCTACTCGCCTCCTGTGCTCAAG CATAATGTGATGGTTTTCATTGCTGAACTCTTCTGGTGGTTTGAGACCGTCAAGCCAGAATTTGTCCTGCCCCGGGATCTACAAGAGACAAAAGATG CTCGAGCCATTGCTCAGCCAAAGAGTTCTCGCCCATCAGTGCCCATCTCCAACGCCACCAAGCGAAGCTTCCTGGCCAGTCCTGGTGTGCCGGAAAGCCAGAGCGGCCCTGAAATCTGTAGCAG tcGAGGAGGTCCATCCTTTAGCCCTTCCCACCCACTCTTGCCTTTGCGCCAGAGGCAACAGAAGCCTCAAGGAGATGATGGTGCAG GTCTGAGGAACCGCTCCAACTCTTTAACTCAGATGGACAGACAGGCCCGAGGTTCTGTTGTCGCTTGGCCCGACAAGAGACAgag GCCAGTGTCCACGCTGAACCCCTTCATGTGCCAGTCAGCCGCTGACAGCGATGCAGATGTTGCCTCTGGCGACAGTGTCAGCCTAGCCCGCTCGATAAGTAAAGACAGCCTGGCGTCCAACGTCATCAATGTAACGCCGAAACACCAGACTTCAGTTCACCAGCCCACGCTAGCCCAGATGCGCAGAATTAACGGTCACAGCCTCTTGGGAAAAGTCAACCTGGATTACGAAGACGAAAATCTGGTGGCGGTGGCGAGGACAGAGGTTGCCTCCGTCTCCAAACAACCCGATGGGACCCAAGCCGCTGCCGCGGTGGAACCAGAGCCAAAGTCCAAACCTGCACCCGATGGTTTTTACCTAGAACCGCTAATGCCTGCTGTGCTGAAACCAGCTAAAGAGAAGTCGGTATGCCTGAACAAGGGGGAGGAGAGTGGCGAGGGGTTGCGATCTTCAGGAAGGGGCTTTTCACGCAGGGGAGATGGATCTTCTCCTGCAGGTCATAAGAAAGCTCCCCTCAGCCTGAACAAAACTTTTACCTCCCCGGGTGACGAGCCTGACTCGTCAGACGAGCCGTTTCAGGCTCAAGCAGGTTTCAGACCCGTCGCCACCAGCAGTGTGGACCTCTCGTCGAAAGAGCCGGATGGAGGATTCTACCTGCATTCAGAATCCGAGGAGACAAAGCCTTGCCCGAGCCTTGATGCAGACCTTGAAGACCTGGACGAAGAGGATGAGGATTTGGATGAGGCCGTTACGGAAAAAGATCGAGCCTGGCCAAGGAAAAGCTTTAATGTGGATGACGAAGAGGAATCCGCCAAACTCCAGGAGGACATGAATGTCAAAGAGCACGAGGACAAAGATATCAACGGCTGCAGTGGTCGCTCCAGCCCCTGCCTCAGTGCTTACTCGCAGGCCAGCAGCGTGGCCAGCGGAAGCGTACGCATGACCTCTTTCGCTGAGCGGAAAGCCCAGCAGCAGCGCTTCGGCAGTAACCACGACCTCCGCTCCAGTGCCTCCAGCTCGCAAAGGACCACTCCAGATGGATCAGAAAGCAGCGGACCCCTGCCGTCCTCCTGGAGGCTCAAAAGAGACCAGAGTCCCTCGTCACCGCTGGGCGGTTGCAACCGCGCTGCTGACGGGGGCGGCGGCGCGAACGTCCTCGCGTCCGAAATCGTACAGCTGCGCATGCAGCTCGAGGAGAAACGTCGGGCCATCGAGCATCAAAAGAAGAAGATGGAAGTGCTGTCAGCTCGGCAGAGGCAGAAGCTGGGTAAGGCCGCTTTCCTGCATATAGTGAAGAAAGGCGGCGGCAAGGGTGCGACATTGCCCAATCCTGTAAAAGCCGACCCCTCCAAAGACGAGCTCAATGGAGAGAAAGTAACAGCATTAGCTAAAGACGATATGTGTGTTGATGCCCTGAGAGGGGACAAAGAGCTGGAGGGACCCGCCCCCTCAGGTGCCTTAGATGCCGACAAGAAGGGAAACAATGGCAGCTTCTACCTAGAAGAAGAGTTGGACCTCAATGAGTGCAACCGCTCCATCGAGATGCTGCATGAAGCCATCGGCAGCATCCAGCAGCAGATGATGCAACTGTCCCTTCAGCAGGAAATGATGATGAAGCAGAATGTACTTTCTCCTCCCGGTGCTACTCCTCAGTCCCTCGCAGCTGACAAACACAGTGACGCTAAAACCGGAGACTCTTTACACTATGCGGAACACTTCTCCGGCACCGCCCCGACGAGAAAACCCCCCAAACTTAGCTCAGGCCGAAGTTCCAGATCCAAGCAAACTGAGCTAAAGGCGAGCAAAGAGCAAAGCCGGCACACCACGAGGACCTTGACCCCCTCCCAGGGTGGGCCAGAGACACAAATGCATCCAAGGCAATCAGCTGGGGGCAGGTCCCCCAGGAGCGAGCATCCTGACCCGCACAGCCTCAGAAACCCTCCGGCGGGAGAAACCAAAACGGCCTCTAGCCAGGCCCGTAGCGCCGCTTTTAGGGTTCACGACGATGCGAACATGCGACTTCCGACCAGAGTGGACCTGAATGCACTGTCCGCTCCCGAAGTGTCCTTTGACGACTGCCTGTCCAGCACCTTGAAGGACTCCCAGCTCAACCCCTCAGACAGCTCGGGGAAAGAGAACTTGCCGTCGGAGGAAGTGCAGCGCAGCAAAGCTTCCCTGATTGAGGTCGACATGTCAGAGCTGAAGGACCCTGAGGAGGCGGAGGCTGCCGAGACGACTACAGATGAAGGAGATGGAGAGCAGAAGTCTGTCATGGGATTCTTCTTCAAG GACGAGCAGAAAGCGGAGGATGAACTCGCCAAGAAGAGAGCGGCATTCTTGCTGAAGCAGCAAAAGAAAGCGGAGGAGGCCCGTCTCCGCAAGCAGCAGCTGGAAGCAGAATCCGAGCTGAAGCGCGATGAGTCCAG GCGGAAGGCTGAGGAGGATCGCCTACGGAAGGAGGATGAGAAGACGCGGCGGGAGCTGATAAAGCAGGAGTACCTGCGGAGGAAGCAGCAGGAGATCTTTGAGGAGCAAGGTCTCGTCAAGCCCAAGACTCCCAAGACTCCCAAACCCAAGCAGAAACACAGACCCAAGACCCTCCTCAAAGAGTCGTCGTCCAGCGACGTCTCAAAGTGCTCTTCTTCCACAC CCGACAACCTGAGCACGGCCCAGTCGGGATCCAGTCTGTCGCTGGCCTCCGCTGCCACCAACGAGGCTGACAGCGTCAACTCCGGAGGCGCAGGCTCCCACCG CTGCGACTCCGTGGAGTCGTTCCCCGGCAGTCGCAATCACAGTCGGGCTGCGGAAAGGGACTGGGACAACGGCTCCACTGCGTCTTCCATCGCATCCCTGGCTGAGTACACTG GCCCGAAACTTTTCAAGGAGCCAAGTGCCAAATCCAACAAGCCAATCATCCACAACGCTATCTCGCACTGCTGTCTGGCCGGAAAAGTCAACGAGCCGCAGAAGAATCAGATACTTGAG GAGCTGGAGAAGTGCGAGTCCAATCACATGATGATCCTGTTCCGCGACGGCGGCTGCCAGTTCCGGGCGCTTTACTCCTACTTCCCGGACACGGAGGAGATCCACAAGCTGACGGGCACGGGGCCCAAGAGCATCAGCAAGAAGATGATCGACAAGCTGTACAAGTACAGCTCGGACCGCAAGCAGTTCACAGTCATCCCCGCCAAAACCGTGTCGGTCAGCGTGGACGCTCTGACCATCCACAACCATCTGTGGCAGGCCAAGAGGAGCGCCGCGTCCAAGAAAAGCGCAAAATAG
- the camsap1b gene encoding calmodulin-regulated spectrin-associated protein 1-B isoform X1, translating to MDVDLCAGDGTRRKVDLTGSAEGAMDVIPLEMYDSARAKIAANLRWLFAKAYGIDHIPEDLRDPFYTDQYDQEHIKPPVIRLLLSCELYCRVCALILKTEQAASLQSHHSVIQSLDRKGIYVVESDDTAVTEEDLAGMPIKMSAHIPMIDALMMAYTVEMISIEKVVASVERFSTFNPSKELPFDLEDAMVFWINKVNTKMREISEKEHKVKHHLLESPSHQKSPSKWYWKLVPVRYRREHASGRHLPFFPLLEDLMRDVCDGAALLTVVHYYCPDLMKLEDICLKEVPSMADSLYNIHLLREFANEYLNKSFYLTTEDILYSPPVLKHNVMVFIAELFWWFETVKPEFVLPRDLQETKDARAIAQPKSSRPSVPISNATKRSFLASPGVPESQSGPEICSSRGGPSFSPSHPLLPLRQRQQKPQGDDGAGLRNRSNSLTQMDRQARGSVVAWPDKRQRPVSTLNPFMCQSAADSDADVASGDSVSLARSISKDSLASNVINVTPKHQTSVHQPTLAQMRRINGHSLLGKVNLDYEDENLVAVARTEVASVSKQPDGTQAAAAVEPEPKSKPAPDGFYLEPLMPAVLKPAKEKSVCLNKGEESGEGLRSSGRGFSRRGDGSSPAGHKKAPLSLNKTFTSPGDEPDSSDEPFQAQAGFRPVATSSVDLSSKEPDGGFYLHSESEETKPCPSLDADLEDLDEEDEDLDEAVTEKDRAWPRKSFNVDDEEESAKLQEDMNVKEHEDKDINGCSGRSSPCLSAYSQASSVASGSVRMTSFAERKAQQQRFGSNHDLRSSASSSQRTTPDGSESSGPLPSSWRLKRDQSPSSPLGGCNRAADGGGGANVLASEIVQLRMQLEEKRRAIEHQKKKMEVLSARQRQKLGKAAFLHIVKKGGGKGATLPNPVKADPSKDELNGEKVTALAKDDMCVDALRGDKELEGPAPSGALDADKKGNNGSFYLEEELDLNECNRSIEMLHEAIGSIQQQMMQLSLQQEMMMKQNVLSPPGATPQSLAADKHSDAKTGDSLHYAEHFSGTAPTRKPPKLSSGRSSRSKQTELKASKEQSRHTTRTLTPSQGGPETQMHPRQSAGGRSPRSEHPDPHSLRNPPAGETKTASSQARSAAFRVHDDANMRLPTRVDLNALSAPEVSFDDCLSSTLKDSQLNPSDSSGKENLPSEEVQRSKASLIEVDMSELKDPEEAEAAETTTDEGDGEQKSVMGFFFKDEQKAEDELAKKRAAFLLKQQKKAEEARLRKQQLEAESELKRDESRRKAEEDRLRKEDEKTRRELIKQEYLRRKQQEIFEEQGLVKPKTPKTPKPKQKHRPKTLLKESSSSDVSKCSSSTPDNLSTAQSGSSLSLASAATNEADSVNSGGAGSHRCDSVESFPGSRNHSRAAERDWDNGSTASSIASLAEYTGPKLFKEPSAKSNKPIIHNAISHCCLAGKVNEPQKNQILEELEKCESNHMMILFRDGGCQFRALYSYFPDTEEIHKLTGTGPKSISKKMIDKLYKYSSDRKQFTVIPAKTVSVSVDALTIHNHLWQAKRSAASKKSAK from the exons ATGGATGTTGATTTGTGTGCTGGGGACGGTACGAGGAGGAAAGTGGACTTGACTGGGTCTGCAGAAGGCGCCATGGATGTCATACCCTTGGAGATGTATGACTCCGCGAGAGCCAAAATAGCCGCCAACCTGCGGTGGCTATTTGCTAAAGCCTACGGCATCG ACCATATACCAGAGGACTTGAGGGACCCCTTCTACACAGACCAGTACGACCAGGAACACATCAAGCCCCCCGTCATCCGCCTGCTGCTGTCCTGCGAGCTTTACTGTCGTGTCTGCGCCCTCATCCTGAAGACGGAGCAGGCCGCGTCCCTCCAGTCGCACCACTCCGTCATCCAGTCTCTGGACAGGAAGGGCATTTATGTTGTGGAGAGCGACGACACGGCAGTCACGGAGGAGGACCTGGCTGGTATGCCCATTAAAATG AGTGCCCACATACCCATGATTGATGCCCTGATGATGGCCTACACCGTGGAGATGATCAGCATTGAGAAAGTGGTGGCCTCTGTGGAGCGCTTCTCTACCTTCAATCCCTCCAAGGAGCTTCCCTTTGACTTGGAGGATGCCATGGTTTTCTGGATCAATAAG GTAAACACTAAAATGAGGGAAATTAGCGAAAAGGAGCACAAAGTCAAGCACCACCTTCTGGAATCCCCCAGTCACCAAAAG TCTCCCTCCAAATGGTATTGGAAGCTTGTCCCT GTCCGGTATCGCCGGGAACATGCGTCTGGCCGCCATCTTCCCTTCTTCCCGCTGTTGGAAGATTTGATGAGAGATGTCTGTGATGGAGCTGCGTTGCTCACGGTTGTCCACTACTACTGCCCAGACCTCATGAAGCTGGAAG ATATTTGCCTGAAGGAAGTTCCCTCCATGGCTGATAGCCTGTACAACATCCACCTGCTCAGAGAGTTTGCTAATGAGTACCTGAATAAAAGTTTCTACCTGACAACAGAAGACATACTCTACTCGCCTCCTGTGCTCAAG CATAATGTGATGGTTTTCATTGCTGAACTCTTCTGGTGGTTTGAGACCGTCAAGCCAGAATTTGTCCTGCCCCGGGATCTACAAGAGACAAAAGATG CTCGAGCCATTGCTCAGCCAAAGAGTTCTCGCCCATCAGTGCCCATCTCCAACGCCACCAAGCGAAGCTTCCTGGCCAGTCCTGGTGTGCCGGAAAGCCAGAGCGGCCCTGAAATCTGTAGCAG tcGAGGAGGTCCATCCTTTAGCCCTTCCCACCCACTCTTGCCTTTGCGCCAGAGGCAACAGAAGCCTCAAGGAGATGATGGTGCAG GTCTGAGGAACCGCTCCAACTCTTTAACTCAGATGGACAGACAGGCCCGAGGTTCTGTTGTCGCTTGGCCCGACAAGAGACAgag GCCAGTGTCCACGCTGAACCCCTTCATGTGCCAGTCAGCCGCTGACAGCGATGCAGATGTTGCCTCTGGCGACAGTGTCAGCCTAGCCCGCTCGATAAGTAAAGACAGCCTGGCGTCCAACGTCATCAATGTAACGCCGAAACACCAGACTTCAGTTCACCAGCCCACGCTAGCCCAGATGCGCAGAATTAACGGTCACAGCCTCTTGGGAAAAGTCAACCTGGATTACGAAGACGAAAATCTGGTGGCGGTGGCGAGGACAGAGGTTGCCTCCGTCTCCAAACAACCCGATGGGACCCAAGCCGCTGCCGCGGTGGAACCAGAGCCAAAGTCCAAACCTGCACCCGATGGTTTTTACCTAGAACCGCTAATGCCTGCTGTGCTGAAACCAGCTAAAGAGAAGTCGGTATGCCTGAACAAGGGGGAGGAGAGTGGCGAGGGGTTGCGATCTTCAGGAAGGGGCTTTTCACGCAGGGGAGATGGATCTTCTCCTGCAGGTCATAAGAAAGCTCCCCTCAGCCTGAACAAAACTTTTACCTCCCCGGGTGACGAGCCTGACTCGTCAGACGAGCCGTTTCAGGCTCAAGCAGGTTTCAGACCCGTCGCCACCAGCAGTGTGGACCTCTCGTCGAAAGAGCCGGATGGAGGATTCTACCTGCATTCAGAATCCGAGGAGACAAAGCCTTGCCCGAGCCTTGATGCAGACCTTGAAGACCTGGACGAAGAGGATGAGGATTTGGATGAGGCCGTTACGGAAAAAGATCGAGCCTGGCCAAGGAAAAGCTTTAATGTGGATGACGAAGAGGAATCCGCCAAACTCCAGGAGGACATGAATGTCAAAGAGCACGAGGACAAAGATATCAACGGCTGCAGTGGTCGCTCCAGCCCCTGCCTCAGTGCTTACTCGCAGGCCAGCAGCGTGGCCAGCGGAAGCGTACGCATGACCTCTTTCGCTGAGCGGAAAGCCCAGCAGCAGCGCTTCGGCAGTAACCACGACCTCCGCTCCAGTGCCTCCAGCTCGCAAAGGACCACTCCAGATGGATCAGAAAGCAGCGGACCCCTGCCGTCCTCCTGGAGGCTCAAAAGAGACCAGAGTCCCTCGTCACCGCTGGGCGGTTGCAACCGCGCTGCTGACGGGGGCGGCGGCGCGAACGTCCTCGCGTCCGAAATCGTACAGCTGCGCATGCAGCTCGAGGAGAAACGTCGGGCCATCGAGCATCAAAAGAAGAAGATGGAAGTGCTGTCAGCTCGGCAGAGGCAGAAGCTGGGTAAGGCCGCTTTCCTGCATATAGTGAAGAAAGGCGGCGGCAAGGGTGCGACATTGCCCAATCCTGTAAAAGCCGACCCCTCCAAAGACGAGCTCAATGGAGAGAAAGTAACAGCATTAGCTAAAGACGATATGTGTGTTGATGCCCTGAGAGGGGACAAAGAGCTGGAGGGACCCGCCCCCTCAGGTGCCTTAGATGCCGACAAGAAGGGAAACAATGGCAGCTTCTACCTAGAAGAAGAGTTGGACCTCAATGAGTGCAACCGCTCCATCGAGATGCTGCATGAAGCCATCGGCAGCATCCAGCAGCAGATGATGCAACTGTCCCTTCAGCAGGAAATGATGATGAAGCAGAATGTACTTTCTCCTCCCGGTGCTACTCCTCAGTCCCTCGCAGCTGACAAACACAGTGACGCTAAAACCGGAGACTCTTTACACTATGCGGAACACTTCTCCGGCACCGCCCCGACGAGAAAACCCCCCAAACTTAGCTCAGGCCGAAGTTCCAGATCCAAGCAAACTGAGCTAAAGGCGAGCAAAGAGCAAAGCCGGCACACCACGAGGACCTTGACCCCCTCCCAGGGTGGGCCAGAGACACAAATGCATCCAAGGCAATCAGCTGGGGGCAGGTCCCCCAGGAGCGAGCATCCTGACCCGCACAGCCTCAGAAACCCTCCGGCGGGAGAAACCAAAACGGCCTCTAGCCAGGCCCGTAGCGCCGCTTTTAGGGTTCACGACGATGCGAACATGCGACTTCCGACCAGAGTGGACCTGAATGCACTGTCCGCTCCCGAAGTGTCCTTTGACGACTGCCTGTCCAGCACCTTGAAGGACTCCCAGCTCAACCCCTCAGACAGCTCGGGGAAAGAGAACTTGCCGTCGGAGGAAGTGCAGCGCAGCAAAGCTTCCCTGATTGAGGTCGACATGTCAGAGCTGAAGGACCCTGAGGAGGCGGAGGCTGCCGAGACGACTACAGATGAAGGAGATGGAGAGCAGAAGTCTGTCATGGGATTCTTCTTCAAG GACGAGCAGAAAGCGGAGGATGAACTCGCCAAGAAGAGAGCGGCATTCTTGCTGAAGCAGCAAAAGAAAGCGGAGGAGGCCCGTCTCCGCAAGCAGCAGCTGGAAGCAGAATCCGAGCTGAAGCGCGATGAGTCCAG GCGGAAGGCTGAGGAGGATCGCCTACGGAAGGAGGATGAGAAGACGCGGCGGGAGCTGATAAAGCAGGAGTACCTGCGGAGGAAGCAGCAGGAGATCTTTGAGGAGCAAGGTCTCGTCAAGCCCAAGACTCCCAAGACTCCCAAACCCAAGCAGAAACACAGACCCAAGACCCTCCTCAAAGAGTCGTCGTCCAGCGACGTCTCAAAGTGCTCTTCTTCCACAC CCGACAACCTGAGCACGGCCCAGTCGGGATCCAGTCTGTCGCTGGCCTCCGCTGCCACCAACGAGGCTGACAGCGTCAACTCCGGAGGCGCAGGCTCCCACCG CTGCGACTCCGTGGAGTCGTTCCCCGGCAGTCGCAATCACAGTCGGGCTGCGGAAAGGGACTGGGACAACGGCTCCACTGCGTCTTCCATCGCATCCCTGGCTGAGTACACTG GCCCGAAACTTTTCAAGGAGCCAAGTGCCAAATCCAACAAGCCAATCATCCACAACGCTATCTCGCACTGCTGTCTGGCCGGAAAAGTCAACGAGCCGCAGAAGAATCAGATACTTGAG GAGCTGGAGAAGTGCGAGTCCAATCACATGATGATCCTGTTCCGCGACGGCGGCTGCCAGTTCCGGGCGCTTTACTCCTACTTCCCGGACACGGAGGAGATCCACAAGCTGACGGGCACGGGGCCCAAGAGCATCAGCAAGAAGATGATCGACAAGCTGTACAAGTACAGCTCGGACCGCAAGCAGTTCACAGTCATCCCCGCCAAAACCGTGTCGGTCAGCGTGGACGCTCTGACCATCCACAACCATCTGTGGCAGGCCAAGAGGAGCGCCGCGTCCAAGAAAAGCGCAAAATAG